The proteins below come from a single Natrinema sp. SYSU A 869 genomic window:
- a CDS encoding alkaline phosphatase family protein: MSGSTTPSERAFVLGLDGVPWRLIEQWSDEGELPNFARMREEGASGTLDSTRPPTTPLAWPSIATGVWPDKHGIYGFQNLSSEYSHEMYTSRNLAQPALWDQLGPAHVGNVPMTYPAREIDGTMVTGMMTPSTDREFTHPSDLQDEIDSRIPDYNISLDYPEYADRLDDFEVAVDDMLTKRRELMEIQMDRAGDDWQLFFFVYTAPDRFQHLIWDMDRLLAHYKKLDNILGEVMEYTDDHDADLYVVSDHGFGPIEELVYVNRILEQEGYLFRREDEGTRGALASLGISREAITGALNRVGITEETLVQSLPRRLVDSVAEQIPGDHALYDVDYDRTVAFVHDTGNCYINDTERFDSGVVSPSEVSEIKADIRATFESATDDDGDSLLVVHDGDDLFPTDEDSPDLVVGGRGVYESRSGMSDEIRGDTGTYDASHRSEGIVLCRGPSIAPGATLRGARVVDIAPTLLHGIGEPVPENADGRVLFDAFDEEGTPAATKVERTAVGRIENGEEVDEDFDDVEDRLKGLGYME; encoded by the coding sequence ATGAGCGGATCTACGACCCCCTCCGAGCGAGCGTTCGTGCTTGGACTCGACGGCGTGCCGTGGAGACTCATCGAGCAATGGAGCGACGAGGGTGAACTCCCGAACTTCGCCCGGATGCGCGAGGAGGGTGCGTCCGGAACGCTCGACAGCACTCGCCCGCCGACGACGCCTCTTGCCTGGCCATCGATCGCGACGGGGGTATGGCCGGACAAACACGGCATCTACGGCTTTCAGAATCTCTCTTCGGAATACAGCCACGAAATGTACACGAGTCGGAATCTCGCACAGCCGGCCCTCTGGGATCAGCTCGGGCCGGCCCACGTCGGGAACGTCCCGATGACATATCCAGCCCGCGAGATCGACGGCACCATGGTCACGGGGATGATGACGCCCTCGACGGATCGGGAGTTCACGCATCCATCGGATCTGCAAGACGAGATTGACTCCCGGATTCCGGACTATAATATCAGTCTCGACTATCCCGAGTACGCCGATCGGCTGGACGACTTCGAGGTCGCTGTTGACGACATGCTCACAAAACGTCGCGAACTCATGGAGATCCAGATGGATCGCGCCGGCGACGACTGGCAGCTGTTCTTCTTCGTCTACACCGCGCCCGACCGGTTCCAGCACCTTATCTGGGATATGGACCGACTGCTCGCCCATTACAAGAAACTCGACAACATACTCGGCGAGGTCATGGAGTACACGGATGATCACGATGCAGACCTCTATGTCGTCTCCGATCACGGCTTCGGCCCGATCGAGGAACTTGTCTATGTCAACCGTATTCTGGAGCAGGAAGGGTACCTCTTCCGGCGCGAGGACGAGGGAACCCGCGGGGCGCTCGCGAGCCTCGGCATCTCTCGCGAAGCCATTACCGGGGCACTCAATCGGGTTGGTATCACCGAAGAAACCCTCGTCCAGTCGCTGCCTCGGCGGCTGGTCGACTCCGTTGCCGAGCAGATCCCCGGCGATCACGCCCTCTACGACGTCGACTACGACCGGACCGTCGCGTTCGTCCACGACACCGGCAACTGCTATATCAACGACACCGAGCGCTTCGACAGCGGCGTCGTCTCGCCGAGCGAAGTGTCCGAAATAAAGGCCGATATTAGAGCCACGTTCGAGTCAGCGACCGACGACGACGGCGATTCCCTCTTGGTCGTCCACGACGGGGACGACCTGTTTCCGACGGATGAGGACTCGCCTGATCTCGTGGTCGGCGGCCGCGGCGTCTACGAGTCCCGAAGCGGGATGTCAGACGAGATACGCGGCGATACGGGGACCTACGACGCGAGCCACCGCAGCGAGGGGATCGTTCTCTGTCGCGGCCCGTCGATCGCACCCGGCGCGACCCTGCGCGGGGCTCGAGTAGTCGACATCGCGCCGACGCTGCTGCACGGAATCGGCGAGCCCGTGCCGGAAAACGCCGACGGGCGGGTCCTCTTCGACGCCTTCGATGAGGAGGGGACGCCGGCGGCGACCAAAGTCGAGCGGACGGCGGTGGGCCGGATCGAGAACGGTGAGGAGGTCGACGAGGACTTCGACGACGTGGAGGATCGGCTGAAGGGACTCGGCTACATGGAGTGA
- a CDS encoding PAS domain-containing sensor histidine kinase: MTVEIDDLDSVLLEYAQDKLAIVDEGGTYVYVNAASDPILGYEPDQLVGERSQEYVHPDDRRAVADRFEQVRSSAESSVTVRYRHATADGEWVWLESRVTNLPDDTLDGYVVSSRDISDQVTAERERRDAESRLRTIAGTVGDVLWMFNGDWSELLFVNPAYEDVFGQSVADLEANPQNFLEAVHPDDAACVRKAMDRASSGESVDIEYRVNPNAEYNRWVWVRAEPIVEDGEVVRIVGFSRDITGRRRRERQLAVMDNLLRHNLRNDMAVVLGNAECIAQEADDPSRERAEIIRQQGRELLESADKQREIIDLLTDHGVPASIDLVAVVANAVDAIGEKYPNVTIETTLPASATASTLHEIELAVTELLENAVRHEPDGLPDVSVTVRSGAETVDIVIQDNCPPIPEVEFRVLTGDWKMDDIYHTSGLGLWLIYWTVDLSDGQISFERSENGNTITVSLPRGQS, encoded by the coding sequence ATGACCGTCGAAATCGACGACTTGGACTCGGTCCTGCTCGAGTATGCCCAAGACAAACTCGCTATCGTCGATGAGGGTGGCACGTACGTCTACGTCAACGCGGCGAGCGATCCCATTCTCGGCTACGAACCAGACCAGCTCGTCGGCGAGCGGTCTCAGGAGTACGTTCATCCGGATGACAGGCGGGCAGTCGCGGATCGGTTCGAGCAGGTCCGTTCGTCGGCGGAGTCGTCGGTGACGGTCCGCTATCGCCACGCGACCGCGGACGGCGAATGGGTGTGGCTGGAGAGCCGCGTGACGAACCTCCCGGACGATACTCTCGACGGCTACGTCGTCAGCTCGCGGGATATCTCCGATCAGGTGACTGCGGAACGGGAACGCCGCGACGCCGAGAGCCGACTACGGACGATCGCCGGCACCGTCGGCGACGTCCTGTGGATGTTCAACGGCGACTGGAGCGAACTGCTGTTCGTCAATCCGGCCTATGAGGACGTCTTCGGCCAGTCCGTCGCCGATCTCGAGGCAAACCCCCAGAACTTTCTCGAAGCCGTCCACCCCGACGACGCCGCCTGCGTCCGGAAGGCCATGGATCGCGCCTCGAGCGGCGAATCCGTCGACATCGAGTATCGCGTCAACCCGAACGCGGAGTACAACCGCTGGGTCTGGGTCCGAGCCGAACCGATCGTCGAGGACGGTGAGGTCGTCCGCATCGTCGGGTTCTCTCGAGATATCACCGGTCGTCGACGGCGCGAACGCCAGCTGGCGGTCATGGACAACCTGCTCCGACACAACCTGCGAAACGACATGGCCGTCGTCCTCGGGAACGCCGAGTGTATCGCCCAGGAGGCCGACGATCCATCTCGCGAGCGCGCAGAGATCATTCGACAACAGGGACGGGAACTCCTCGAGAGCGCGGACAAACAGCGCGAGATCATCGATCTGCTCACGGACCATGGGGTGCCGGCGTCGATCGATCTCGTCGCAGTCGTCGCTAACGCGGTCGATGCGATCGGAGAGAAGTACCCGAACGTGACGATCGAAACGACGCTACCGGCGTCTGCGACCGCGAGCACCCTCCACGAGATCGAGTTGGCCGTGACGGAACTCCTCGAGAACGCCGTCCGACACGAGCCTGACGGACTGCCGGACGTATCGGTTACTGTCCGTTCAGGCGCGGAAACTGTCGATATCGTCATCCAGGACAACTGTCCGCCGATTCCGGAGGTCGAGTTTCGCGTTCTGACCGGTGACTGGAAGATGGACGATATCTATCACACGTCCGGACTGGGGCTGTGGCTCATCTACTGGACCGTCGACCTCTCGGACGGCCAAATCTCCTTCGAACGGTCCGAGAACGGGAATACGATCACCGTGTCGCTCCCGCGCGGCCAGTCCTGA
- a CDS encoding DUF362 domain-containing protein, giving the protein MSTAPVRAAAVETAERRGGWIPDVNARMATLQSPVRNILEPVLETLAEADRITVVPDAHYPFHPSSGMVTDPAVVGSVVARLERETDADVAVAGASDEDISFDRTAAYLGYESLLERFDAALVDLADEPHTGDLCVVEDAPVALSVPNRLADGAVVVMPSLRPTEDGPVAGAMRTLADLVDCDAGSDRAPVVATRVIDPQVAVLDAVTAYGGEPVAGNALFAGSAPAVDAVAASLLGRSLESDGALETARGDRGPISVEGNADFEALRARIPDGELPPADDTHPAVSTAYRVYAAVAGDAVPPQLEGGR; this is encoded by the coding sequence ATGAGCACTGCACCGGTCCGCGCGGCCGCCGTCGAGACCGCCGAACGCCGCGGCGGCTGGATTCCCGACGTCAACGCCCGCATGGCCACACTCCAGTCACCGGTTCGGAATATCCTTGAGCCCGTCCTCGAGACGCTCGCCGAGGCCGACCGAATTACAGTCGTCCCGGACGCACACTATCCGTTCCACCCCTCCTCGGGCATGGTCACCGACCCCGCCGTCGTCGGCTCGGTCGTCGCCCGCCTCGAGCGGGAGACGGACGCCGACGTCGCGGTTGCCGGCGCGAGCGATGAGGACATTTCGTTCGACCGGACCGCCGCGTATCTCGGCTACGAGAGTCTGCTCGAGCGGTTCGACGCAGCCCTCGTCGATCTGGCTGACGAGCCCCACACCGGCGACCTCTGTGTGGTCGAGGACGCCCCGGTCGCGCTCTCAGTACCGAATCGCCTCGCCGACGGGGCCGTGGTCGTCATGCCGTCGCTCCGGCCGACTGAGGACGGGCCGGTCGCGGGCGCGATGCGGACGCTCGCCGACCTCGTCGACTGCGACGCGGGGTCCGATCGGGCTCCCGTTGTGGCGACGCGAGTCATTGACCCCCAGGTCGCCGTCCTCGACGCGGTGACCGCGTACGGCGGCGAGCCCGTCGCGGGGAACGCGCTGTTTGCGGGCTCGGCACCCGCCGTCGACGCCGTCGCAGCTTCCCTTCTCGGCCGATCGCTCGAGAGCGACGGGGCGCTTGAGACCGCTCGCGGGGATCGAGGACCGATCTCCGTCGAGGGCAACGCCGACTTCGAGGCGCTTCGAGCGCGAATTCCCGACGGAGAGTTGCCACCGGCGGACGACACCCATCCCGCCGTCTCCACTGCCTACCGCGTCTACGCAGCGGTGGCCGGCGACGCTGTCCCGCCGCAACTCGAGGGCGGGCGATGA
- a CDS encoding right-handed parallel beta-helix repeat-containing protein, with amino-acid sequence MARDNSVLDDDDSAGNIPKNGDTTGNNKLLDRRSYLKLTGAASVVGGGFATGTAAAAEEYEVIEASNEWYNIDDGEVFENKIIDFSNGNWFGLYARESTNWTIRNVGFVGTHSHDKHAIAVADVDGNTSTIENVYMGDGCVRPSSYSSHGQCGIWVAPEHSGHIDIRHCNVQDWPNNGIYGSAPGYNGNGGTVHIDRCYAANNYVSSYRLSSDGSKCTDSVAYNDGNGRYNGRCFWGWNPGQMEVSGCDFSSGSYNDAIHLGRNGETTRISVKDTQFDGISQRGDIRLNRGSGLGSNPDLSMPEGVPTSAEEAASGGSSSSPPTDEPTKDDPNDSSLANTIVFDGNGTSDATSYEFIVSEAVEASTDENATIDQAASVDGTRASGTVADYLDAFRFDGEIERLSVDGDATVRVNGVEIDPANIDDILDNIVVINGSDEDATRYEFTVSGEAERSSYDGASIDDEDAIEDGTIYGGVADWKDAFLFSGEIEELTVDGPGTVSVNGEQIDPSDFGDDLPHVLEVEGSGDPVGFEITVDGTIELASDEEPEDEATTISGSTVQSSVTDDSIRFRFSGTLTDVTLTNGTPTITVDGEEIDLEEYGDPELLPHAIVFDGTEASKPSTYSFRIDGKVIQAEYRDASVDENDIVEETTVRGGVGNWLDAYWFDGDIEDFTILGDATVDVQYNAREQ; translated from the coding sequence ATGGCACGCGACAATTCGGTATTGGATGACGACGATTCTGCGGGTAATATCCCCAAAAACGGGGATACGACCGGTAATAACAAATTACTCGACCGTCGCTCGTACCTGAAGCTGACGGGTGCGGCGTCCGTGGTCGGTGGCGGTTTCGCGACCGGCACCGCGGCCGCCGCAGAGGAGTACGAGGTCATCGAGGCCTCCAACGAGTGGTACAACATCGACGACGGCGAGGTCTTCGAGAACAAGATCATCGACTTTTCAAACGGTAACTGGTTCGGGCTTTACGCTCGAGAGTCGACGAACTGGACGATCCGGAACGTCGGCTTCGTCGGAACCCACAGCCACGACAAGCACGCGATCGCGGTGGCCGACGTCGACGGCAACACGTCGACGATCGAAAACGTCTACATGGGTGACGGCTGCGTGCGCCCGAGCAGCTACAGCTCCCACGGTCAGTGTGGGATCTGGGTCGCTCCGGAGCACAGCGGTCACATCGATATTCGACACTGCAACGTTCAGGACTGGCCCAACAACGGGATTTACGGGTCCGCACCCGGATACAACGGCAACGGCGGCACGGTCCACATCGATCGCTGCTACGCGGCGAACAACTACGTCTCGAGCTACCGGCTGAGCTCCGACGGCTCGAAATGTACGGACTCCGTCGCGTACAACGACGGCAACGGCCGCTACAACGGCCGGTGTTTCTGGGGCTGGAACCCCGGACAGATGGAGGTCTCGGGCTGTGACTTCAGTTCCGGCTCGTACAACGACGCGATCCACCTCGGTCGGAACGGCGAGACGACGCGGATCAGCGTCAAGGATACACAGTTCGACGGCATCAGCCAGCGCGGTGACATCCGGCTCAATCGCGGGAGCGGGCTCGGCTCGAACCCCGATCTCTCGATGCCCGAGGGCGTTCCGACCTCCGCAGAGGAGGCCGCGAGCGGCGGTTCGTCCAGTAGCCCGCCCACCGACGAACCCACGAAAGACGATCCCAACGACTCATCACTGGCGAATACGATCGTTTTCGATGGGAACGGCACGTCGGACGCCACGAGCTACGAGTTCATCGTCAGCGAGGCGGTCGAAGCGAGCACTGACGAAAACGCGACAATCGACCAGGCGGCCTCGGTCGACGGCACCCGCGCCAGCGGTACCGTCGCCGACTACCTCGATGCGTTCCGCTTCGACGGCGAAATCGAGCGCCTGTCGGTCGACGGCGACGCGACCGTCCGGGTCAACGGCGTCGAGATCGACCCCGCAAACATCGACGACATTCTGGACAATATCGTCGTTATCAATGGGAGCGACGAGGACGCGACCCGCTACGAGTTCACCGTCAGCGGTGAGGCCGAACGGAGCAGCTACGACGGCGCTTCGATCGACGACGAGGATGCCATTGAGGACGGCACCATCTACGGCGGCGTTGCCGACTGGAAGGACGCGTTCCTGTTCAGCGGTGAGATCGAAGAGCTGACCGTCGACGGGCCGGGAACGGTTTCAGTCAACGGTGAGCAGATCGATCCCTCGGACTTCGGCGACGACCTCCCGCACGTCCTCGAGGTAGAGGGGTCGGGGGACCCGGTCGGATTCGAGATCACGGTCGACGGGACGATCGAACTCGCTTCCGACGAGGAGCCCGAAGACGAAGCGACGACGATCTCCGGATCGACGGTCCAGAGCTCCGTCACCGACGACAGCATCCGCTTTCGCTTCTCCGGAACGCTGACCGACGTGACGCTGACCAATGGGACGCCAACCATCACGGTCGACGGCGAAGAGATCGACCTCGAGGAGTATGGCGATCCCGAACTGCTGCCCCACGCGATCGTCTTCGACGGTACCGAAGCGTCCAAGCCGAGCACGTATTCGTTCCGCATCGACGGAAAGGTCATTCAGGCCGAGTACCGCGACGCGTCGGTCGATGAGAACGACATCGTCGAGGAGACGACGGTCCGCGGTGGCGTCGGCAACTGGCTCGACGCCTACTGGTTCGACGGCGATATCGAGGACTTCACGATCCTCGGTGACGCGACGGTCGACGTTCAATACAACGCGCGCGAACAATAG
- a CDS encoding Gfo/Idh/MocA family oxidoreductase produces the protein MALPLLHRWTDSSALSVGILGVGNIGMVHLKSAVAMPDVAVVAAADALPENRDRARNAGVSRTYDDYETLLESEELDAAVVALPPFLHADAVERAAEAGVDVFVEKPLARSTEEADRLLETAREANIAVGVDHTLRYQPDMVGVKEAYDKGGVGHVPYASITRLNDHPLGRPPAGDAPPEWPMDPDAAGGGSLVELGVHCFDVLEWLFGDLEVRDASMGRTLETDAEDAATVLMAAPETDTTITLHCGTYQWEQLPEVNTRLRLEGVTGTISNQEHLPENFYGDAAKSALSNVASRLTSDEPDVFGPTFYLQAHYDALADFCDAIREGERPPVDGEDGRRTLELAETAYELAAVGAEADVEDPDGLETPEVSL, from the coding sequence ATGGCACTACCGCTTCTACATCGATGGACTGACTCGAGCGCCCTGTCGGTGGGGATACTCGGCGTCGGTAACATCGGCATGGTACACCTGAAATCGGCAGTCGCGATGCCGGACGTCGCGGTCGTCGCGGCCGCCGACGCCCTTCCCGAGAACCGCGATCGAGCCCGGAATGCCGGCGTTTCTCGCACATACGACGACTACGAGACGCTGCTCGAATCCGAGGAGTTGGACGCGGCGGTCGTCGCCTTGCCGCCCTTCCTCCACGCCGACGCGGTCGAACGGGCCGCCGAGGCTGGCGTCGACGTTTTCGTCGAGAAACCGCTCGCTCGCTCGACTGAGGAAGCCGATCGACTGCTCGAGACCGCCCGCGAGGCGAACATCGCTGTCGGCGTCGACCACACGCTGCGCTACCAGCCTGATATGGTGGGCGTCAAGGAGGCCTACGACAAGGGCGGCGTGGGCCACGTTCCATACGCCTCGATCACGCGGCTCAACGACCATCCGCTCGGTCGGCCGCCCGCAGGCGACGCGCCGCCGGAGTGGCCCATGGACCCCGACGCCGCCGGCGGCGGCTCCCTCGTCGAACTCGGCGTCCACTGTTTCGACGTCCTCGAGTGGTTGTTTGGGGACCTTGAGGTCAGAGACGCGTCGATGGGACGAACGCTCGAGACCGACGCCGAGGACGCCGCGACTGTGCTCATGGCGGCTCCCGAAACGGACACAACGATCACGCTCCACTGTGGTACCTACCAGTGGGAGCAGCTTCCGGAGGTCAACACCCGGCTGCGCCTCGAGGGCGTGACGGGGACGATCAGCAACCAGGAGCATCTGCCGGAGAACTTCTACGGCGACGCGGCGAAGTCCGCGCTATCGAACGTCGCGAGCCGGCTGACGAGCGACGAGCCGGATGTCTTCGGGCCGACGTTCTATCTGCAGGCCCATTACGACGCACTGGCCGACTTCTGTGACGCGATTCGCGAGGGCGAGCGGCCGCCAGTCGACGGCGAAGACGGCCGGCGAACGCTCGAGCTCGCTGAAACAGCCTACGAACTCGCCGCGGTAGGAGCGGAGGCGGACGTGGAGGACCCGGACGGCCTCGAGACGCCAGAGGTGTCCCTATGA
- a CDS encoding flippase, whose product MSLSQRIVRGVKATFGAELLRLGAQGAITLLLTRVFLSPDEYGLIFLAIAVFSIATLFGTLGIPKSMAKFVTEYRETDDSQIRYIVRSSIAFNVVTVGLVCVLFFFFRDAIAAAYGEPRLEPLLALGIVFIVVKVAHGYLLIAFQGFGKVTLTAATSTVSSVGRLGFIVLFLAAGFGAYGALAGFVAGYLVSVVVGGYFFYRLLSSYPASESAEPGLSKRIGRYSLPLTASQGANVLYKRVDTLMVGFFLTPVAVGFYELAKQISTFVIAPADSLGFTVAPTFGEHKSSEQLERAARVYEQSLEYVLLLYLPAVAGIVLLAEPGVRFVFGNEYTGAAPVLQVFSAFVLFQAIDKITNDSLDYLGRATERALGKGLTGALNFGLNLVLIPAIGVVGAATSTALCYGLMVCYNVYLIDQELELHWRRLATSIVAAGGVTVAMIAAVVVLQPFVTGLITLLAVIAAGVAVWAVLSVASGLIDIYELTAHI is encoded by the coding sequence ATGTCACTCTCACAGCGTATCGTCCGCGGAGTCAAAGCCACGTTCGGCGCTGAACTGCTTCGACTCGGCGCACAGGGGGCCATCACCCTGTTACTCACGCGGGTGTTCCTCTCGCCCGACGAGTACGGCCTCATCTTCCTCGCCATCGCGGTTTTCTCGATCGCGACCCTCTTTGGAACCCTCGGCATTCCGAAATCGATGGCGAAGTTCGTCACGGAGTATCGGGAAACGGACGACTCCCAGATCCGTTACATCGTCCGCTCGTCGATCGCGTTCAACGTCGTCACCGTCGGACTCGTCTGCGTCCTGTTCTTCTTCTTTCGCGACGCGATCGCGGCCGCGTACGGCGAGCCGCGGTTAGAGCCGCTGCTGGCGCTCGGGATCGTCTTCATCGTCGTCAAGGTCGCTCACGGCTACCTGCTGATCGCGTTCCAGGGTTTTGGCAAGGTCACTCTGACCGCGGCGACCAGTACGGTCTCGAGCGTCGGCCGACTCGGCTTCATCGTGCTCTTTCTGGCCGCCGGATTCGGCGCGTACGGTGCGCTGGCCGGCTTCGTCGCCGGCTATCTGGTGTCCGTCGTCGTCGGCGGATACTTCTTCTATCGGCTCCTCTCGTCGTACCCCGCGTCCGAGTCCGCCGAACCCGGCCTCTCGAAACGGATCGGCAGGTACAGTCTGCCGCTGACGGCCTCGCAGGGCGCAAACGTACTGTACAAGCGCGTCGACACACTAATGGTCGGGTTCTTCCTGACGCCGGTCGCGGTCGGCTTCTACGAACTCGCCAAACAGATCTCGACGTTCGTGATCGCACCCGCCGACTCACTCGGCTTTACCGTCGCGCCGACGTTCGGCGAGCACAAATCGTCCGAGCAACTCGAGCGCGCCGCTCGAGTGTACGAACAGTCGCTCGAGTACGTCCTCCTATTGTACCTGCCGGCGGTCGCTGGGATCGTTCTCCTGGCGGAACCCGGAGTTCGGTTCGTCTTCGGTAACGAGTACACCGGTGCCGCACCCGTCCTGCAGGTGTTCAGCGCCTTCGTCCTGTTCCAGGCGATCGACAAGATCACCAACGATAGCCTCGATTACCTGGGTCGGGCGACCGAACGCGCGCTCGGGAAGGGTCTCACCGGCGCGCTGAACTTCGGGCTGAACCTCGTGTTGATCCCGGCAATCGGTGTCGTCGGCGCGGCGACATCGACGGCGCTCTGTTATGGCCTCATGGTGTGCTACAACGTCTATCTCATCGATCAGGAACTCGAATTGCACTGGCGGCGACTCGCTACATCAATCGTGGCGGCCGGCGGCGTGACGGTCGCGATGATCGCCGCCGTCGTCGTGTTGCAGCCGTTCGTCACCGGACTCATCACCCTGCTCGCCGTCATCGCCGCCGGCGTCGCAGTCTGGGCAGTGCTCTCCGTCGCGAGCGGTCTGATCGATATCTACGAGCTCACGGCCCATATCTGA
- a CDS encoding NAD-dependent epimerase/dehydratase family protein yields MTETRTAAVTGATGFLGSRLCDRLLEEGWTVRGLSRPTSDRGDLDGVDWYVGDIFDVETLRELVDGADAVFHLAGVGLWSAGPETVWAVNRDGTDRVLEACRDGDVGRVVFTSTSGTRRPQGDDDFADETDVAEPIGAYQASKAAAEDLIDRYADTDGDAVTVHPTSIFGPGDEAFTAQLLSMGVDRTMPAHLPGGLSIVGVSDVVDGITAAYEYGTSGEHYILGGENLTYDSAVSRIANTVDGSPARIRVPAAAIQAAGPVAEVVDAVADRRMFPFDREMARLATQRLFYTSRKASEELGYEYQPIEAHVPEAMEWYRTEVR; encoded by the coding sequence ATGACCGAAACGCGTACGGCAGCAGTCACCGGCGCGACCGGGTTCCTCGGCTCGCGGCTCTGTGACCGCTTGCTCGAGGAGGGCTGGACGGTTCGCGGGCTCAGTCGGCCGACCTCGGATCGGGGCGACCTCGACGGCGTCGACTGGTACGTCGGCGATATCTTCGACGTCGAGACGCTGCGAGAACTCGTCGACGGGGCCGACGCCGTCTTCCACCTCGCGGGGGTCGGCCTCTGGAGTGCCGGCCCCGAGACCGTCTGGGCGGTCAACCGCGACGGCACGGATCGGGTGCTCGAGGCCTGTCGCGACGGCGACGTGGGCCGTGTCGTGTTCACCAGTACCTCCGGGACGCGCCGTCCGCAGGGCGACGACGACTTTGCGGACGAGACGGACGTGGCCGAGCCGATCGGGGCCTATCAGGCGTCGAAAGCTGCGGCTGAGGATCTGATCGATCGATACGCCGATACGGACGGGGACGCCGTCACCGTCCATCCGACCTCTATCTTCGGCCCCGGCGACGAGGCCTTCACCGCACAACTGCTCTCGATGGGCGTCGACCGGACGATGCCCGCCCACCTCCCCGGCGGATTGAGCATCGTCGGCGTGTCGGACGTCGTCGACGGCATCACGGCGGCGTACGAATACGGCACTAGCGGCGAGCACTACATCCTCGGCGGTGAGAATCTCACCTACGACAGTGCCGTCTCCCGGATCGCCAACACCGTCGACGGTTCGCCCGCGCGAATCCGCGTCCCAGCTGCGGCGATCCAGGCCGCCGGTCCCGTGGCCGAGGTTGTCGACGCCGTCGCTGACCGACGGATGTTCCCCTTCGATCGAGAGATGGCCCGCCTTGCGACCCAACGGCTGTTCTACACCTCGCGGAAAGCCAGCGAGGAACTGGGCTACGAGTACCAGCCGATCGAGGCCCATGTGCCCGAGGCGATGGAGTGGTATCGGACGGAAGTGCGGTAG
- a CDS encoding polysaccharide deacetylase family protein — MGSVVISLDAELGWGFHDLTEPPADRVEAGRRGWSVMVELLEEFDVPATWAIVGHLMLDSCDGTHADHPAPEGWFERERGEWGDRPDLRFGPDLVSDVLESDAGHEFASHSFSHVLFGRPETDRKLADAELERSHELAADWNQSIDSFIYPRNDVGHRDVLADHGVTAYRGKSPTRDGVRGVFDSTIRDQSMLVEPVVDEYGLVNVPASMFLFGFEGPARTVAESIWEDPMVALARRGIDEAARTDGLFHMWLHPNNLTRERDDRRMRAILSHLERQRSATDLTVETIADVARRITGPPSSTERATASWS, encoded by the coding sequence GTGGGCAGCGTCGTAATTTCCCTCGATGCCGAACTCGGGTGGGGATTTCACGACCTCACCGAACCGCCGGCGGACCGCGTCGAGGCCGGCCGCCGCGGCTGGTCGGTCATGGTGGAGTTGCTCGAGGAATTCGACGTGCCAGCGACGTGGGCCATCGTCGGCCACCTCATGCTCGATTCCTGTGATGGCACCCATGCCGATCATCCGGCTCCCGAGGGCTGGTTCGAGCGCGAACGGGGTGAGTGGGGAGACCGCCCCGACCTTCGATTTGGCCCCGATCTCGTCTCCGACGTTCTCGAGTCCGACGCCGGACACGAGTTTGCCAGCCACTCCTTTTCGCACGTCCTGTTCGGCCGTCCGGAGACGGACCGCAAGCTCGCTGACGCCGAACTCGAGCGCAGCCACGAACTCGCGGCCGACTGGAACCAGTCGATCGACTCGTTCATCTATCCGCGCAACGACGTCGGCCACCGCGACGTACTGGCCGACCATGGGGTCACGGCCTATCGGGGGAAATCGCCGACCAGAGACGGCGTTCGCGGCGTCTTCGACTCGACGATCCGAGACCAATCGATGCTGGTCGAACCGGTCGTCGATGAGTACGGACTGGTCAACGTGCCGGCGTCGATGTTCCTCTTCGGGTTCGAGGGCCCGGCGCGGACCGTCGCCGAGTCGATCTGGGAGGACCCGATGGTCGCGCTGGCTCGCCGCGGGATCGACGAGGCAGCGCGCACTGACGGGCTCTTTCACATGTGGCTCCATCCGAACAACCTGACCCGCGAACGGGACGACCGCCGCATGCGGGCAATCCTGTCGCACCTCGAGCGCCAGCGGTCGGCGACCGATCTCACCGTCGAGACGATTGCCGACGTCGCTCGTCGTATCACGGGACCTCCAAGTAGTACCGAACGGGCGACGGCGAGCTGGAGCTGA